The Chryseolinea soli genome contains a region encoding:
- a CDS encoding winged helix-turn-helix transcriptional regulator, with protein MKKTKKRSDCPVSTSLDIWGDKWSLLIIRDLMFAKECTYGDFLKSPEGIATNILASRLEVLEENELIEKLDHPDSKAKVLYRLAKKGIDLLPIMIEINLWAEKYFPIPADRKAMLKEVKKDKTAFIKSKIKELETR; from the coding sequence ATGAAGAAGACGAAAAAACGATCGGATTGCCCGGTGAGTACCTCGCTGGACATATGGGGAGATAAGTGGTCACTGTTGATCATCAGGGACCTCATGTTTGCAAAAGAATGCACCTATGGCGACTTTCTAAAATCCCCGGAAGGTATAGCGACGAATATTTTGGCCTCAAGATTAGAAGTGCTGGAGGAAAACGAGCTGATCGAAAAATTAGATCACCCGGACAGCAAAGCAAAAGTGTTGTATAGACTCGCCAAAAAGGGAATTGACTTACTTCCCATCATGATTGAAATAAACTTATGGGCTGAAAAATATTTTCCCATACCGGCCGATAGAAAGGCAATGTTGAAAGAGGTGAAAAAGGATAAAACCGCATTTATTAAATCAAAGATCAAGGAATTGGAGACGCGATGA
- a CDS encoding dihydrofolate reductase family protein — protein MVSSLDGIIAKKDNSVSWFDTPDHYEKGVGEPDVAAFLKTIDCYVMGARTYEHAIELSKSYGWAYGDVPTIVVTHRNIPIDRPNIEIYSGDLNKLVNERLKPNYKNVWLVGGALLAKDFIRAKLADDIRLSVLPIILGDGLLFFDQIGKEQALHLKDVTAYKSGMVELWYEIKK, from the coding sequence ATGGTCTCAAGCCTCGACGGGATCATTGCCAAAAAAGACAATAGCGTTTCGTGGTTTGATACCCCTGACCACTACGAGAAGGGCGTTGGCGAACCAGACGTAGCAGCGTTTCTTAAGACAATAGATTGCTACGTCATGGGCGCCCGCACCTACGAACACGCCATAGAACTTTCGAAGTCCTATGGCTGGGCTTATGGGGACGTCCCGACCATCGTGGTAACCCACAGAAACATTCCCATTGACAGACCCAACATCGAAATTTACTCAGGTGACTTGAACAAACTTGTGAATGAACGGCTCAAGCCAAACTATAAAAATGTTTGGCTCGTCGGCGGAGCACTGCTCGCCAAGGATTTCATTCGCGCAAAATTGGCGGACGATATCAGGTTGTCGGTCCTGCCCATTATTTTGGGTGACGGACTGCTGTTTTTTGATCAGATCGGAAAAGAACAAGCCCTGCACCTCAAAGACGTGACCGCCTACAAAAGTGGAATGGTGGAGTTGTGGTATGAAATAAAAAAATAG
- a CDS encoding RidA family protein gives MENRRNHNSTKVPRMSEIFPQAVIADKFVFLSGTPGINPSTGKLSESFEEQTRQAFLNIKTILEEAGSSLEKIVKTTVFMVAGNDFALLNKVYNEIFPANAPARSAPQVMPFPGGILVSVECIALLE, from the coding sequence ATGGAAAACAGAAGAAATCACAACTCTACCAAAGTGCCCCGCATGTCGGAGATATTTCCCCAGGCGGTCATTGCCGACAAGTTTGTCTTTCTATCGGGAACTCCCGGCATCAACCCCTCGACGGGAAAGCTTAGTGAAAGTTTCGAGGAACAAACGAGACAAGCGTTCTTAAACATAAAAACCATATTGGAAGAAGCCGGAAGCAGTCTGGAGAAAATTGTGAAGACGACGGTTTTTATGGTTGCCGGCAACGACTTTGCTTTGCTGAACAAAGTCTATAACGAAATCTTTCCCGCCAATGCCCCAGCGCGAAGCGCTCCTCAGGTGATGCCGTTCCCTGGAGGCATTTTAGTGTCTGTTGAGTGCATTGCACTTTTGGAATAA
- a CDS encoding ornithine cyclodeaminase family protein, protein MIITKREVEWLLDIQECMDAVAYAFKLHAEGKALQPKILGLHVPHGGFHIKAGAMDLGRPYFVAKANANFPDNMKNNGLPTIQGVIIVCDAANGKLLALMDSIAITVIRTGAATGIAAKYLARKDAKVATICGCGNQGRVSLKAMMTVRPIERVYAYDIDQTQKNKFTKELTEALNVQVIPVDDLGLAVRQSDICVTCTTSKKPFLNKEDVKPGTFIAAVGADSEDKQELQTTLLASCKLVVDILEQSATIGELHHALEYGVVTRDHVHAELGEIIAGSKTGRTSDDEVIVFDSTGTALQDVASAAIVYEKAIGAGIGMSVNLANG, encoded by the coding sequence TTGATCATCACCAAACGGGAAGTAGAGTGGCTTTTAGATATCCAGGAATGCATGGATGCCGTAGCGTATGCTTTTAAGTTGCATGCCGAAGGAAAAGCTTTGCAGCCCAAAATACTTGGCCTTCACGTTCCGCACGGCGGCTTTCACATCAAAGCCGGAGCAATGGATCTTGGGCGGCCCTACTTTGTAGCAAAAGCAAATGCAAACTTCCCGGACAACATGAAAAACAATGGGCTCCCCACGATACAAGGCGTCATTATAGTTTGTGATGCTGCCAACGGAAAACTGCTCGCCCTGATGGACTCTATTGCAATAACCGTCATCCGAACGGGAGCCGCGACAGGTATTGCTGCAAAATATCTGGCAAGAAAGGACGCCAAGGTGGCAACGATCTGCGGATGCGGCAATCAAGGCAGAGTATCATTGAAGGCCATGATGACTGTGCGCCCCATCGAAAGGGTCTATGCTTACGACATTGACCAAACACAAAAAAATAAGTTCACCAAAGAGTTGACGGAAGCGCTGAACGTTCAGGTCATACCGGTTGATGACCTCGGCTTGGCCGTGAGGCAGAGCGATATCTGCGTGACCTGCACGACATCGAAGAAACCTTTCCTGAATAAGGAAGATGTCAAACCGGGGACATTCATTGCCGCGGTCGGGGCCGACAGCGAAGACAAACAAGAGCTACAAACCACGTTGCTGGCATCCTGCAAATTGGTGGTTGACATCCTGGAGCAAAGTGCAACGATCGGAGAGCTTCATCATGCGCTGGAATATGGAGTGGTTACGCGTGACCATGTTCATGCCGAATTGGGTGAGATCATTGCCGGCAGTAAAACAGGGCGAACGTCTGATGATGAAGTTATTGTCTTTGACAGTACGGGGACAGCCTTGCAGGATGTAGCCTCCGCGGCCATTGTTTATGAGAAAGCGATCGGAGCTGGAATTGGGATGAGCGTGAACTTGGCGAACGGATGA